In Pseudoliparis swirei isolate HS2019 ecotype Mariana Trench chromosome 11, NWPU_hadal_v1, whole genome shotgun sequence, a genomic segment contains:
- the LOC130201042 gene encoding plastin-1-like produces MKVHRAKATMESHVTQISRDDLEDLREAFNRIDTDKSGFVSDFELQELFREASFSLPGYKVREIAETFIAGDTNKDEKISFTEFVAIFQELKSKELSETFRKSITKRDGIRSFGGTSAKSSEGTQHSYSDEEKVAFVNWINKGLTKDKDCQHLLPMNPDDESLFTSVRDGILLCKMINQSQPDTIDERVINTKKLSTFTMTDNLVLALNSASSIGCTVVSIDAHDLMAGKPHLVLGLLWQIIKVGLFADIAISGNGLIGLLTDSENLDDLMSLSPEDRLLRWVNQHLQNAGTSTISNFSEDIKDSKAYFHLLDQIALQKEHGYKKNVKIDMSAINERNLDRRAEMMLRQAARLDCRQFVSPSDVTSGNGKLNLAFVANLYNMHSGVQMSQTNGVGAAPLIEPETNEEKTFRNWMNSLGVAPHVNHLFCDLCDGLIIMQLYEKVNVPVNWKKVNNPPYPILGVNMKKLENCNYAVELGRDVAHFSLVGIGGENLNEGSRLHTLALVWQLMRRYTVSVLSDVGDGDKVGDQIILNWVNSTLRQNRKDTQLSSFKDKLISTSLPVIDLIDAIAPGTVRWDMVKRPQRGALNDADKLNNAKYAVSLARKIGARVYTQPEDLVQVNPKMVLTLFAALMGNGMKKAER; encoded by the exons ATGAAG gtacACAGAGCAAAAGCTACTATGGAGAGTCATGTCACACAGATTTCCAGAGATGACCTGGAAGATCTCAGGGAAGCTTTTAATAGAATTG ATACTGATAAAAGCGGCTTCGTGAGCGACTTTGAGCTCCAGGAGCTGTTCCGGGAGGCCAGCTTCTCCCTGCCGGGGTACAAAGTGCGAGAGATCGCAGAGACCTTCATCGCCGGAGACACCAACAAGGACGAGAAGATCAGCTTCACGGAGTTTGTCGCT ATCTTCCAAGAGCTGAAGAGCAAAGAGCTCAGCGAGACGTTCAGGAAAAGCATCACGAAGAGAGACGGGATCCGGTCCTTCGGAGGAACGTCGGCCAAGTCCAGCGAGGGAACGCAGCACTCCTACTCAG atgaagaAAAGGTGGCGTTCGTCAACTGGATCAACAAAGGGCTCACCAAAGACAAAGACTGCCAACACCTGCTGCCCATGAACCCCGACGATGAAAGCCTCTTCACCTCTGTCCGTGATGGCATCCTGTTAtg CAAAATGATCAACCAGTCTCAGCCCGACACGATCGACGAACGAGTCATCAACACTAAGAAACTGTCCACGTTCACAATGACA GATAATCTGGTCCTGGCGCTGAACTCGGCGTCATCGATCGGCTGTACGGTGGTGAGCATCGACGCCCATGATCTGATGGCTGGGAAACCCCATCTGGTCCTGGGCCTGCTGTGGCAGATCATCAAGGTCGGCCTCTTTGCTGATATCGCCATCAGCGGGAATg GTCTGATCGGCCTTCTGACCGATAGCGAGAATCTGGACGATCTGATGTCTCTCTCCCCGGAGGACCGGCTGCTCCGCTGGGTCAACCAACATCTACAGAACGCGGGGACCAGCACCATCAGCAACTTCAGTGAAGATATTAAG GACTCGAAGGCCTACTTCCACCTGTTGGACCAGATCGCTCTCCAGAAAGAGCACGGCTACAAAAAGAACGTCAAAATCGACATGAGCGCCATAAAC GAGAGAAACCTGGACCGGAGGGCCGAGATGATGCTGCGGCAGGCGGCCCGGCTGGACTGCAGACAGTTCGTGTCCCCGAGTGACGTCACATCCGGGAACGGCAAACTCAACTTGGCTTTCGTGGCCAACCTGTACAACATGCATTCCGGCGTGCAGATGTCTCAGACCAACGGCGTAGGAGCTGCACCACTCATCGAGC CCGAGACCAACGAAgagaaaacatttagaaactgGATGAACTCTCTGGGCGTCGCTCCGCATGTCAACCACCTGTTCTG CGACCTGTGTGACGGTTTGATCATCATGCAGCTTTATGAGAAGGTCAACGTGCCTGTGAACTGGAAGAAAGTCAACAACCCGCCGTATCCCATCCTGGGTGTCAACATGAAGAAG CTGGAGAACTGCAACTACGCGGTGGAGCTGGGCCGGGACGTGGCTCACTTCTCTCTGGTCGGCATCGGGGGAGAGAACCTGAACGAGGGCAGCCGGCTGCACACCCTGGCGCTGGTCTGGCAGCTGATGAGGAG GTACACGGTGTCGGTTCTGTCAGATGTGGGAGATGGGGATAAAGTCGGAGATCAGATCATCCTCAACTGGGTCAACAGCACCTTGAGGCAGAACCGGAAGGACACACAGCTCAGCAGCTTCaag GACAAACTGATCAGCACCAGTCTGCCGGTCATCGACCTGATCGACGCCATCGCCCCCGGTACCGTGAGGTGGGACATGGTGAAGAGGCCACAGAGAGGAGCGCTGAATGACGCCGATAAACTCAACAACGCAAA GTATGCCGTCTCATTGGCTCGTAAGATCGGAGCTCGCGTCTACACCCAGCCTGAGGATTTGGTGCAGGTGAACCCCAAGATGGTGCTGACGCTGTTCGCCGCCCTCATGGGCAACGGGATGAAAAAGGCTGAACGCTGA